The Saccharomonospora cyanea NA-134 genome includes a region encoding these proteins:
- a CDS encoding ABC transporter permease — protein MAAAPVTAAPPEESRGQKSPGPRPALRHRLAERGIDRQLLLLLPAVVFIVGLFVYPFFYGLGLSFQPQNGGGPFADYARFFSDPYQFSTIWKTLVLAVPAALLNVLASVPIAYRMRGRFRGKRLLMIVLVVPITLGTVLTAEGLLNFLGPSGWFNRALQAIGLIDEPLRLINNYWGVFFSLVITGFPFAFLLISSYLSGIDPSLEKAAATLGAGWWDRFRHITLPLLAPGLATTFCLTFVLAFSVFPSAILVGNPSGETRVISIAAYQAAYEQYDYPFASTIAMIMGAVELVVVGVVLLWRSRLYTGSTGGKG, from the coding sequence ATGGCCGCGGCACCCGTCACCGCGGCGCCACCGGAGGAGAGCCGGGGGCAGAAGTCACCGGGTCCTCGTCCGGCCCTGCGGCACCGACTCGCCGAACGCGGCATAGACCGGCAGCTGCTCCTGCTGCTGCCCGCCGTGGTGTTCATCGTGGGCCTGTTCGTCTACCCGTTCTTCTACGGACTGGGCCTGTCGTTCCAGCCGCAGAACGGCGGCGGCCCCTTCGCCGACTACGCACGGTTCTTCTCCGACCCCTACCAGTTCAGCACCATCTGGAAGACCCTGGTGCTCGCCGTTCCGGCCGCGCTGCTGAACGTACTGGCCTCGGTGCCGATCGCCTACCGGATGCGGGGACGGTTCCGTGGCAAGCGGCTACTGATGATCGTGCTCGTCGTCCCGATCACGCTCGGCACGGTGCTCACGGCCGAGGGGCTGCTGAACTTCCTCGGCCCGTCGGGGTGGTTCAACCGGGCGCTGCAGGCGATCGGGCTGATCGACGAGCCGCTGCGTCTCATCAACAACTACTGGGGCGTCTTCTTCTCCCTGGTCATCACGGGTTTCCCGTTCGCGTTCCTGCTCATCTCGTCGTACCTGTCGGGAATCGATCCGTCCCTGGAGAAGGCGGCGGCGACGCTCGGCGCCGGCTGGTGGGACCGGTTCCGGCACATCACGCTGCCGTTGTTGGCGCCCGGCCTGGCCACCACGTTCTGCCTCACGTTCGTCCTGGCCTTCAGCGTGTTCCCGTCGGCGATCCTGGTCGGTAATCCGTCGGGGGAGACCCGGGTGATCTCGATCGCCGCCTATCAGGCCGCCTACGAGCAGTACGACTACCCGTTCGCCTCCACCATCGCGATGATCATGGGCGCCGTCGAGCTCGTCGTGGTCGGCGTGGTGTTGCTGTGGCGGTCCCGCCTCTACACCGGTTCGACGGGAGGAAAGGGATGA
- the manD gene encoding D-mannonate dehydratase ManD yields MKITDARVVVTCPGRNFVTLKIETDEGLTGVGDATLNGRELAVAAYLRDHVVPLLIGRDPHRIEDTWQYLFQGAYWRRGPVTMSAIAAVDTALWDIKGKAAGLPVYQLLGGRSREGVTVYGHANGETVDEVLGEVARFVDLGYRAVRLQCGVPGLPSTYGVSADKMFYEPARGTVPEENVFSTEKYLEFVPTLFARAREEFGPELRMLHDVHHRLTPIEAARLGRSLEPYGLFWLEDPVPADLQEGFRLIREHTTTPIAVGEVINSIWDCADLIRNQLIDFIRCTVVHAGGITHLRRIFDLAALHHVRSGSHGATDLSPVCMAAALHLDVSIPNFGLQEYMRHTDATDEVFPHGYHYADGYLFPSEEPGLGVDIDEEVAARYPYRQAYLPVNRLEDGTVHPW; encoded by the coding sequence GTGAAGATCACCGATGCCCGGGTCGTCGTGACGTGCCCGGGCCGCAACTTCGTCACGCTCAAGATCGAGACCGACGAGGGGCTGACGGGTGTCGGCGACGCCACGCTGAACGGTCGGGAGCTCGCCGTCGCCGCGTACCTGCGCGACCACGTCGTTCCGCTGCTGATCGGTCGCGACCCGCACCGCATCGAGGACACCTGGCAGTACCTCTTCCAGGGCGCGTACTGGCGGCGCGGGCCGGTGACCATGAGCGCGATCGCGGCGGTGGACACCGCGTTGTGGGATATCAAAGGCAAGGCCGCGGGATTGCCGGTGTACCAACTGCTCGGCGGGCGCAGCCGGGAGGGCGTCACCGTCTACGGCCACGCCAACGGCGAGACCGTCGACGAGGTGCTCGGCGAGGTCGCCCGGTTCGTCGACCTCGGCTACCGCGCCGTGCGGTTGCAGTGCGGTGTTCCCGGGCTGCCCTCCACCTACGGGGTCAGCGCCGACAAGATGTTCTACGAACCCGCGCGCGGCACGGTGCCGGAGGAGAACGTCTTTTCGACCGAGAAGTACCTGGAGTTCGTGCCCACGCTGTTCGCCCGTGCCCGCGAGGAGTTCGGGCCCGAGCTGCGCATGCTGCACGACGTGCACCACCGGCTCACCCCGATCGAGGCCGCCAGGCTGGGTCGCAGCCTCGAACCGTACGGGCTGTTCTGGCTGGAGGATCCCGTGCCCGCCGATCTGCAGGAGGGGTTCCGGCTCATCCGCGAGCACACCACGACCCCGATCGCGGTGGGCGAGGTGATCAACTCGATCTGGGACTGCGCCGACCTGATCCGCAACCAGTTGATCGACTTCATCCGCTGCACGGTCGTGCACGCGGGCGGGATCACCCACCTGCGGCGCATCTTCGACCTCGCGGCCCTGCACCACGTGCGCTCGGGCTCGCACGGCGCGACGGACCTGTCGCCGGTGTGCATGGCCGCCGCCCTGCACCTCGACGTGAGCATCCCCAACTTCGGGTTGCAGGAGTACATGCGGCACACCGACGCCACCGACGAGGTGTTCCCGCACGGCTACCACTATGCCGACGGTTACCTGTTCCCCAGCGAGGAGCCGGGGCTGGGAGTGGACATCGACGAGGAGGTCGCCGCCCGATACCCGTACCGCCAGGCGTACCTGCCCGTGAACCGGCTGGAGGACGGGACGGTGCATCCCTGGTGA
- a CDS encoding sugar kinase, translated as MSSADTVNTSNTACPDVLVLGEPLVEVSTTEPFRDGASVRLAFSGDALNAAAAAAAAGAHTALLARVPDDELGDALVAKVTELGIDAGTVIRVPGQHGVYFTHSDPSGRRQFAYARSGSAGSALRPEDVTGAVEGAGVVLSSGITAAVSESAAATVLHAAERARRFVYDPNYRPRLTSAQEAAATLRRIAPLAELVTPSWPDEAWSLLGLSTEATPHDAVAATRALGASAVALTRGSDGVLVGTATGAVDVPAPPPPRVVDQTGAGDVFAGTVAARLALGDDLLGAVRLGTAAASLSVQGRGGTGFLPTLAQSRAAVEEVRV; from the coding sequence GTGAGCAGTGCGGACACAGTGAACACGTCGAACACGGCGTGCCCCGACGTCCTCGTGCTGGGGGAGCCGCTGGTCGAGGTGTCCACGACGGAGCCGTTCCGCGACGGCGCGTCCGTACGGCTGGCGTTCTCCGGGGACGCGCTCAACGCCGCGGCGGCCGCCGCCGCGGCCGGGGCCCACACGGCGCTGCTCGCCCGCGTGCCCGACGACGAGCTCGGAGACGCCCTCGTGGCGAAGGTGACCGAACTCGGCATCGACGCGGGCACCGTGATCCGGGTGCCCGGCCAGCACGGCGTGTACTTCACACACAGTGATCCCTCGGGGCGGCGACAGTTCGCCTACGCCCGGTCGGGCAGTGCGGGCTCGGCCCTGCGCCCGGAAGACGTCACAGGGGCCGTGGAGGGCGCCGGTGTGGTGCTCTCCAGCGGGATCACCGCCGCGGTGTCCGAGAGTGCGGCCGCCACCGTGCTGCACGCCGCCGAACGCGCGCGCCGGTTCGTCTACGACCCGAACTACCGGCCCCGCCTGACGAGCGCGCAGGAGGCGGCCGCGACGTTGCGCCGGATCGCCCCGCTGGCCGAGCTGGTCACGCCGTCGTGGCCGGACGAGGCGTGGTCGCTGTTGGGACTCTCCACCGAGGCCACCCCGCACGACGCCGTGGCCGCGACTCGCGCGCTCGGCGCGTCGGCGGTCGCGTTGACGCGGGGCTCCGACGGCGTGCTCGTGGGAACGGCGACCGGTGCCGTGGACGTTCCCGCGCCGCCGCCACCGCGTGTCGTGGACCAGACGGGCGCGGGTGACGTGTTCGCCGGCACCGTGGCCGCACGGCTGGCTCTCGGTGACGACCTGCTCGGCGCCGTGCGACTCGGCACGGCGGCCGCCTCCCTGTCGGTGCAGGGCCGGGGCGGAACGGGATTCCTGCCGACACTGGCGCAGAGCCGTGCGGCGGTGGAGGAGGTGAGGGTGTGA
- a CDS encoding mannitol dehydrogenase family protein: MAAGGGPVTGTVPRLSPTTVDVAHRPDTVRILHLGPGAFHRAHQAVFTEDAGGDWGICGVTQRSPAVVDQLRPQDCLFTVLERSHTATSCRVVGTIRDVLFARSEPERLRTRFTDPEVRIVSLTVTEKGYHPDSGVITQLVDGLAARRATSGAPVTVLSCDNLTGNGNVVRSRVLDACARLPHGDALAAWVADHVRFPSTMVDRIVPATTDADRAEVRAALGVADEAVVVGEPFRQWVIEDDFAAGRPAWEAVGAQLTTDVAPYEAVKLRMLNGTHSLLAYRGALAGYDTIAEAVADPALADEAVKLMEHDVLPTLTVPDDVDITAYRKQVLERFANPALRHRTTQVAMDGSQKLPLRLLGTIRDRLAAGAMPVRAVRAVAAWMVYVAVGADRHGRPLPLDDPLAERLRAAAGAADAPRVIVDGLLSVGEVFGEDLPDHAALRAALVESVAELLARVADVR, translated from the coding sequence GTGGCAGCTGGGGGCGGTCCTGTGACGGGCACCGTGCCGCGCCTGTCACCGACCACCGTCGACGTCGCCCACCGGCCCGACACGGTCCGCATCCTCCATCTCGGACCCGGCGCGTTCCACCGGGCCCACCAGGCGGTGTTCACCGAGGACGCGGGCGGTGACTGGGGCATCTGCGGAGTCACCCAGCGCTCGCCCGCCGTCGTCGACCAGCTCCGACCTCAGGACTGCCTGTTCACGGTCCTGGAACGTTCCCACACCGCGACGTCGTGCCGCGTGGTCGGGACGATCCGCGACGTGCTCTTCGCCCGTTCCGAACCCGAGCGGCTGCGAACCCGGTTCACCGACCCGGAGGTGAGGATCGTGTCCCTCACCGTGACGGAGAAGGGCTACCACCCCGACTCGGGCGTGATCACCCAGCTCGTGGACGGGCTCGCGGCGAGGCGGGCGACGTCGGGCGCGCCGGTCACGGTCCTCTCCTGCGACAACCTCACGGGCAACGGGAACGTGGTGCGGTCGCGGGTACTCGACGCCTGCGCCCGCCTGCCGCACGGAGACGCGCTCGCGGCCTGGGTCGCGGATCACGTGCGGTTCCCGAGCACGATGGTCGACCGCATCGTGCCGGCCACCACCGACGCCGACCGCGCCGAGGTGCGCGCCGCGCTCGGGGTGGCCGACGAGGCGGTCGTGGTGGGCGAGCCGTTCCGGCAGTGGGTGATCGAGGACGACTTCGCCGCGGGACGCCCGGCCTGGGAGGCCGTGGGCGCGCAACTGACCACCGACGTGGCGCCGTACGAGGCGGTGAAGCTGCGGATGCTCAACGGCACCCACTCGCTGCTGGCGTACCGGGGCGCGTTGGCGGGCTACGACACCATCGCCGAGGCCGTCGCCGACCCCGCGCTCGCCGACGAGGCGGTGAAGCTCATGGAGCACGACGTACTGCCGACGCTCACCGTCCCCGACGACGTTGACATCACCGCCTACCGGAAGCAGGTGCTGGAGCGTTTCGCGAACCCGGCCCTGCGGCACCGCACCACGCAGGTCGCCATGGACGGGTCGCAGAAACTGCCGCTGCGCCTGCTCGGCACGATCCGCGATCGGCTGGCCGCGGGTGCGATGCCTGTGCGGGCGGTCCGGGCCGTGGCCGCGTGGATGGTGTACGTCGCGGTGGGAGCGGACCGGCACGGCAGGCCGTTGCCGCTCGACGATCCGCTCGCCGAACGTCTCCGCGCGGCAGCGGGCGCAGCCGACGCACCGCGCGTGATCGTCGACGGGCTCCTGTCGGTGGGGGAGGTGTTCGGCGAGGACCTGCCCGACCACGCGGCGTTGCGCGCAGCGCTTGTGGAGTCGGTGGCGGAACTGCTGGCCCGGGTTGCCGACGTGCGTTGA
- a CDS encoding TetR/AcrR family transcriptional regulator, with translation MNSVLGSGDRPPEDLTARARIRDAALAQFAEHGIKGATMRGIAEAAGVSLGLVQHHFRSKDALRKACDDAVVEEFRRRLTRHVAEDTLGEPGTLAALYATSGPLLRYLARALVESPAEGSPATTVFDELTASAEEFLSHTWPERFPPGSARVRDAAAVMAAMHSGTIVLHGHLARRFGVDPLDREHASRIGLAMLDLYASMGEFTKSPAGERIRESATEHAAGHHGDLDDPGGRE, from the coding sequence ATGAATTCGGTTCTCGGCTCCGGTGACCGACCGCCGGAGGACCTCACAGCCCGCGCCAGGATCAGGGACGCCGCGCTGGCTCAGTTCGCCGAGCACGGCATCAAGGGCGCCACGATGCGGGGAATCGCCGAGGCGGCCGGGGTCTCCCTCGGGTTGGTGCAGCATCACTTCCGGTCCAAGGACGCCCTGCGGAAGGCATGCGACGATGCGGTGGTCGAGGAGTTCCGCCGACGGCTGACACGCCACGTCGCCGAGGACACCCTCGGCGAACCGGGCACCTTGGCCGCTCTCTACGCGACCAGCGGTCCGCTTCTGCGTTACCTCGCGCGGGCCTTGGTCGAGTCACCGGCCGAGGGTTCCCCCGCCACAACGGTGTTCGACGAGCTCACCGCGAGCGCCGAAGAGTTTCTCAGCCATACGTGGCCGGAGCGCTTTCCCCCCGGCTCGGCCAGAGTTCGTGACGCGGCGGCGGTGATGGCGGCGATGCACAGCGGAACGATCGTGCTGCACGGTCATCTCGCCAGACGTTTCGGTGTCGACCCGCTCGACCGTGAACACGCGAGCCGCATCGGCCTGGCCATGCTGGATCTCTACGCCTCGATGGGCGAGTTCACCAAGTCACCGGCCGGTGAGCGCATCCGCGAGTCCGCCACGGAGCACGCCGCGGGACACCACGGAGACCTCGACGACCCGGGAGGGCGAGAATGA
- a CDS encoding ABC transporter permease encodes MTTPTIPRLTSGTRSRRRMVASPGAWLVWGGVAFFLVGLLGVVASVVVNSFGTRWFDAWLPEGMTTRWYTEAWQDFGLSELILVTVQVAAAVVVLSLLIGVPAAYVLARRDFPGKKLVYLAFLLPILMPPITYGIPLATVLYKFGFAGNLSGVVLANLVPSVPFVIMTMTPFIEQIDPSIERAARMCGAGLRAVFVRILAPLLIPGILAAGILVLVRTVGMFELTFLTAGPDSQTLIVALFHSMSAAGIRAQQSVDAMAVIYTLMMLVLLVIALRFVNPTQLVARVKEEPEP; translated from the coding sequence ATGACGACCCCGACGATCCCTCGACTGACCTCCGGCACTCGCTCCCGGCGCAGGATGGTGGCCAGTCCCGGCGCCTGGCTGGTCTGGGGCGGGGTGGCGTTCTTCCTCGTCGGCCTGCTCGGTGTGGTGGCCTCGGTGGTGGTGAACTCGTTCGGCACGCGCTGGTTCGACGCCTGGCTGCCGGAGGGGATGACCACCCGCTGGTACACCGAGGCGTGGCAGGACTTCGGGCTGAGCGAACTCATCCTGGTGACCGTGCAGGTGGCGGCGGCCGTGGTGGTGCTCTCGCTGCTCATCGGCGTTCCCGCCGCGTACGTGCTGGCGCGCCGCGACTTCCCCGGCAAGAAGCTGGTCTACCTGGCGTTCTTGCTGCCGATCCTCATGCCGCCCATCACCTACGGCATCCCGCTGGCGACCGTGCTCTACAAGTTCGGGTTCGCGGGCAACCTCTCCGGCGTGGTCCTCGCCAACCTGGTGCCGTCGGTGCCGTTCGTGATCATGACCATGACACCGTTCATCGAGCAGATCGATCCGTCGATCGAGCGGGCGGCGCGGATGTGCGGTGCGGGACTGCGCGCGGTGTTCGTGCGCATCCTCGCCCCGCTGCTGATCCCCGGAATCCTCGCGGCGGGCATCCTCGTGCTCGTGCGCACCGTCGGCATGTTCGAGCTGACGTTCCTCACCGCAGGCCCCGACTCGCAGACGCTCATCGTGGCGCTGTTCCACTCGATGTCGGCGGCGGGTATCCGCGCGCAGCAGTCCGTGGACGCGATGGCCGTCATCTACACCCTCATGATGCTGGTCCTGCTCGTGATCGCCCTGCGTTTCGTCAACCCGACGCAGCTGGTGGCCCGCGTGAAGGAGGAGCCCGAACCGTGA
- a CDS encoding class I SAM-dependent methyltransferase: MRTHRIDHLTPIQKTLLITLKGRALDSRAKNPILRDPMAADLVHRLDYDIDTVKLGPGVRDAIAIRTSILDRAVDDFVRAHRDAVVVELGCGLETRMVRFAPPATVDWYDVDFPEVIALRKELMPQHENAHAVGASLLDPSWTDRIPRDRPTILVADGLFGFLTEEGNRRVLARITDHFTGGELVFNAYTRIAARMTGYYTRSVGMPTEFRGFGFNDPHDVVALNPRLAFVDEQTGAAAPESQQLTPLYRLLARWFAHWPAQARRGVWVVRYRF; encoded by the coding sequence ATGAGGACACACCGCATCGACCACCTCACCCCGATCCAGAAGACCCTGTTGATCACGTTGAAGGGCCGGGCGCTGGACAGCCGGGCGAAGAACCCGATCCTGCGGGACCCGATGGCCGCCGATCTCGTACACCGGCTCGACTACGACATCGACACGGTGAAGCTGGGACCCGGTGTGCGGGACGCGATCGCCATCCGCACCAGCATCCTCGACCGAGCCGTGGACGACTTCGTGCGCGCACATCGTGACGCCGTGGTCGTCGAACTGGGCTGCGGCCTGGAGACCCGCATGGTCCGCTTCGCTCCCCCGGCCACAGTGGACTGGTACGATGTCGACTTCCCCGAGGTCATCGCGCTGCGCAAGGAGCTGATGCCGCAGCACGAGAACGCCCACGCGGTCGGTGCCTCACTGCTCGACCCGAGTTGGACCGACCGGATCCCGCGCGATCGCCCGACGATCCTCGTCGCGGACGGCCTGTTCGGGTTTCTCACCGAGGAAGGGAACAGGCGCGTGCTGGCGCGCATCACCGACCACTTCACCGGCGGCGAGCTCGTCTTCAACGCCTACACCAGGATCGCCGCCCGGATGACCGGCTACTACACCCGGTCGGTCGGCATGCCCACGGAGTTTCGCGGATTCGGCTTCAACGACCCGCACGACGTCGTGGCACTCAACCCCAGGCTGGCCTTCGTCGACGAACAGACCGGCGCCGCCGCGCCCGAAAGCCAACAGCTGACACCCCTGTACCGCCTCCTCGCGCGTTGGTTCGCCCACTGGCCCGCACAAGCCCGCCGCGGCGTCTGGGTGGTCCGCTACCGCTTCTGA
- a CDS encoding UxaA family hydrolase — MNPDALLLAPDDDVAVVLRGCGDGTPLAVAGREPVVARGNVPGGHKVALREIAAGELVRKYGHVIGVATRDVSPGEHVHVHNLAMPGEASAFASAGAVADVPAPPADLRRTFDGIVRPDGSVATRNYVGVLTTVNCSATVARQIVRRTEDEVAELDGVDGVVALTHGTGCGMAADGDGWRLLRRTLSGYARHPNIGALVVVGLGCEVNAVDSLMAELGVAGHVPVESYTIQDAGGTVEAISRGEKLVRDMGAHLAGTRRRPVAVEHLVLGLQCGGSDAWSGLTANPALGVASDLLVTAGGTSVLGETPEIYGAERMLAQRAVRPEVADALLERITWWEHYTRDHGTTLDGNPSPGNKEGGITTILEKSLGAVAKAGRSPLEAVCGYAEPIPTPGLVFMDTPGYDPVSVTGMVAGGVNLVCFTTGRGSVFGSRPVPTVKLATNADTAARMAGDMDVDCSPIVENGVDVAELGRQVYDHLLDVASGRRSLSEQLGLGGEEMVPWQLGAVL, encoded by the coding sequence GTGAACCCGGATGCCCTGTTGCTGGCGCCGGACGACGACGTGGCGGTGGTGCTGCGTGGCTGCGGTGACGGGACCCCGCTGGCCGTGGCGGGTCGGGAGCCGGTCGTGGCTCGCGGGAACGTCCCGGGCGGACACAAGGTCGCTCTGCGGGAGATCGCCGCGGGCGAACTCGTCCGCAAGTACGGCCACGTCATCGGTGTGGCCACCCGGGACGTGTCCCCGGGCGAGCACGTGCACGTCCACAACCTCGCGATGCCCGGCGAGGCGTCCGCGTTCGCCTCGGCGGGCGCGGTGGCGGACGTCCCGGCACCGCCCGCCGACCTGCGCCGGACGTTCGACGGCATCGTGCGCCCGGACGGGTCCGTGGCCACCCGCAACTACGTCGGTGTGCTGACCACCGTGAACTGCTCGGCCACCGTGGCGCGGCAGATCGTGCGGCGCACGGAGGACGAGGTCGCCGAGCTCGACGGCGTGGACGGTGTGGTGGCCTTGACCCACGGCACCGGCTGCGGCATGGCGGCCGACGGTGACGGCTGGCGGCTGCTGCGGCGCACCCTGAGCGGCTACGCCCGGCACCCCAACATCGGTGCTCTCGTGGTGGTCGGACTCGGATGCGAGGTCAACGCGGTGGACTCCCTGATGGCCGAACTGGGCGTGGCCGGCCACGTGCCCGTCGAGTCCTACACCATCCAGGACGCGGGCGGCACCGTCGAGGCGATCAGCCGGGGCGAGAAGCTGGTCCGCGACATGGGCGCCCACCTTGCGGGCACGCGACGCCGCCCGGTCGCCGTCGAGCATCTCGTGCTGGGCCTGCAGTGCGGCGGCTCGGACGCGTGGTCGGGCCTGACCGCCAACCCGGCGCTCGGTGTGGCCTCCGACCTGCTGGTGACCGCGGGCGGCACCAGCGTGCTCGGCGAGACACCGGAGATCTACGGTGCCGAACGGATGCTCGCGCAGCGAGCCGTGCGACCGGAGGTGGCCGACGCCCTGTTGGAGCGCATCACCTGGTGGGAGCACTACACCCGCGACCACGGCACCACATTGGACGGCAATCCCTCACCCGGCAACAAGGAGGGTGGCATCACCACGATCCTGGAGAAGTCGCTGGGAGCGGTGGCCAAGGCCGGGCGCAGCCCGCTTGAGGCCGTCTGCGGCTACGCCGAGCCGATCCCGACACCAGGCCTGGTGTTCATGGACACGCCCGGCTACGACCCCGTGTCGGTCACCGGCATGGTCGCCGGTGGTGTGAACCTCGTCTGCTTCACCACGGGCCGCGGTTCGGTTTTCGGCAGCCGCCCGGTGCCGACCGTGAAGCTGGCTACCAATGCCGACACCGCGGCTCGCATGGCGGGCGACATGGACGTGGACTGCTCGCCGATCGTCGAGAACGGAGTCGACGTGGCCGAGCTGGGAAGGCAGGTCTACGACCACTTGCTCGACGTGGCCTCCGGCAGGCGGAGCCTCAGTGAGCAACTCGGGCTCGGCGGTGAGGAGATGGTGCCGTGGCAGCTGGGGGCGGTCCTGTGA